In Bacillus sp. Marseille-Q1617, a genomic segment contains:
- a CDS encoding methionine ABC transporter permease — MIETIFPNVDWEKLWEATLETLYMTGMSVLITFVLGIILGILLFLTSKENLWENKLTYTVTSAVVNVFRSIPFIILIVLLIPFTKFLLDTIRGANAALPALIIGAAPFYARMVEIALREVNKGVIEAAKAMGAKTSTIIIKVLIPESMPALISGITVTAIALVGYTAMAGVIGAGGLGNLAYLDGFQRSRDDVTLASTIMILVIVFGIQFIGDFFTKKLDKR; from the coding sequence ATGATCGAAACGATCTTTCCGAATGTCGATTGGGAAAAGCTCTGGGAAGCAACACTGGAAACCCTTTATATGACGGGGATGTCCGTCCTTATCACGTTTGTATTGGGTATCATTCTCGGGATCCTTTTATTTTTGACATCCAAAGAAAATCTTTGGGAAAACAAACTCACTTACACTGTAACAAGCGCTGTCGTGAATGTATTCAGGTCGATCCCGTTCATCATCTTGATCGTCTTGCTGATCCCGTTCACGAAGTTCTTGCTTGATACAATCCGCGGTGCAAATGCAGCTCTGCCGGCACTCATTATCGGGGCTGCGCCGTTTTACGCCAGAATGGTCGAAATCGCCCTGAGGGAAGTAAACAAAGGCGTCATTGAAGCAGCAAAGGCAATGGGCGCTAAGACAAGTACAATCATAATCAAAGTGCTCATTCCGGAATCGATGCCGGCGCTCATATCGGGTATTACGGTGACGGCCATCGCCCTTGTCGGATATACCGCTATGGCAGGGGTCATAGGGGCAGGGGGACTTGGGAACCTTGCTTACCTGGACGGTTTCCAGCGCAGCAGGGATGATGTCACTCTGGCATCTACGATCATGATCCTCGTGATCGTGTTCGGAATTCAATTCATTGGTGATTTCTTTACAAAAAAATTAGATAAACGCTAA